The Mytilus galloprovincialis chromosome 7, xbMytGall1.hap1.1, whole genome shotgun sequence genome has a window encoding:
- the LOC143083162 gene encoding GTPase IMAP family member 9-like isoform X3, protein MTAVKLIFKDVKVADNLLELLNNLGLKNNFNTEYIKFICAQQECIAVSVFVRNTVIANRTLFLSNLLLFVQNIFSSTGMLNFLEKDLSIVVIPSEEWSCPACTYINKGNDQICEICNSLRDDSATDPVNITDHLNRGPLSEIDGYKLQERERTDHGGGIATFMRADLPKKRRLDIEYPCERQEISGVVDSTELRMVILGKTGTGKSATGNTILGRPEFKSEPSGVSITECCHLATNTRFDRKIVVVDTPGLYDTGMTNEQVTKEIVKCIGMTAPGPHAILLTVNIGRFTKIEHDTVKHLVDHFGVGMYKYLMVVFTRADDLEDTKEDFRDHVKKYPQSLMTLLNLCDNRCIPFNNKLSGESQENQVRSLINTVDKVVNENGGVCYTNEMYEEAEKTLRRRESEIKRQLMEEQQRKVQILRHEFDEKFALAIGKTERRREQQIEDLKKENERKVREVEESYRKQQEDSALRDNSRKGIEKEEDDVLSQILTGVKGAARIIVEAVNSCSIM, encoded by the exons ATGACTGCagtgaaactaattttcaaagaTGTGAAAGTTGCGGACAATCTATTAGAACTGTTGAACAATTTAGGTTTGAAGAACAACTTCAATACTGAATACATAAAGTTCATATGTGCTCAACAAGAATGCATAGCTGTCTCCGTATTTGTTAGAAATACAGTCATCGCAAATAGAACCCTGTTTCTGTCAAACTTACTTCtgtttgtacaaaatattttttcttcgaCTGGGATGTTGAATTTCTTAGAAAAAGATTTGAGTATTGTTGTTATTCCATCAGAAG AATGGAGTTGTCCTGCGTGTACGTATATTAACAAAGGAAACGATCAGATATGCGAGATATGCAACAGTTTACGAGATGACAGTGCTACAGATCCAGTTAATATTACTGATCATTTGAACAGAG GACCCTTATCTGAAATTGATGGGTACAAACTACAGGAAAGAGAACGTACTGACCATGGAGGAGGTATAGCTACTTTCATGAGAGCTGACTTACCAAAAAAAAGAAGACTTGACATTGAAT aCCCATGTGAAAGACAAGAGATTAGTGGAGTGGTCGACTCAACTGAATTAAGAATGGTTATACTTGGCAAAACAGGCACAGGTAAAAGCGCCACTGGAAATACAATTTTAGGCAGACCTGAATTTAAATCTGAACCAAGTGGAGTCTCAATTACAGAGTGTTGCCATCTTGCAACGAATACCAGATTCGACCGTAAAATCGTCGTTGTGGATACTCCAGGGCTCTATGATACAGGGATGACAAATGAGCAAGTTACAAAGGAAATAGTAAAATGTATTGGGATGACTGCGCCAGGACCACATGCTATTCTGCTGACGGTCAACATTGGTCGATTTACTAAGATAGAACACGATACGGTTAAACATTTAGTTGATCATTTCGGAGTTGGTATGTATAAGTACTTAATGGTTGTTTTCACAAGAGCAGATGATCTTGAAGATACAAAAGAAGACTTTAGGGATCACGTCAAAAAGTATCCCCAATCACTCATGACATTGCTCAACCTCTGTGACAATAGGTGTATTCCTTTTAACAATAAACTTTCTGGTGAAAGTCAAGAAAATCAAGTTAGAAGTTTGATAAACACAGTGGATAAGGTTGTTAACGAAAATGGTGGTGTTTGCTACACAAATGAAATGTACGAAGAAGCCGAAAAAACACTGCGAAGGCGTGAAAGTGAAATTAAGAGACAGTTGATGGAAGAGCAACAAAGGAAAGTACAAATTCTTCGACATGAGTTTGATGAAAAGTTTGCATTAGCGATTGGGAAAACAGAGCGCAGACGCGAACAACAGATAGAAGATTTGAAAAAGGAAAACGAACGGAAAGTGCGGGAAGTAGAGGAAAGCTATAGAAAACAACAGGAAGACTCCGCTTTACGTGACAACTCAAGGAAAGGGATTGAAAAGGAAGAAGACGATGTACTTTCACAAATATTGACAGGAGTAAAAGGAGCTGCAAGAATAATTGTTGAAGCTGTGAACAGCTGTTCCataatgtaa